The Nerophis ophidion isolate RoL-2023_Sa linkage group LG24, RoL_Noph_v1.0, whole genome shotgun sequence genome includes a region encoding these proteins:
- the LOC133542448 gene encoding piggyBac transposable element-derived protein 4-like, whose translation MCERTMAEYEEELCPTKEEKARQHQLLDTYYRKHHQIGLHTDVHQHPHVKEEEEEMWITQEKESLRKQEEADLTQFPLTVVSVKIEDKPPESSQLHHSPKGEDSEEEVSEFEDHISANSESVSDSEEDDEIEHQPFPKQRRVTGPCHQQPAPGPSSKQPAPGPSRQQPASGPEQASQHGASEEIWMSKNSEIEWSSRPRKEPPRMAATVIRMQPGPTWVAVTHTQDIKSSFELFIPDSIQEIILDCTNSEGRRVFGERWKEMDQIQLQAYFGVLILAGVFRSKGEPAESLWDAETGREIFRATMSLENFHIISRIIRFDHRDDRPARRQRDKLAAIRTVWDKWVHRLSLLYNPGPNVTIDKQLIPFRGRCPFRQYIPSKPAKYGIKIWAACDATSSYAWNLQVYTGKPDGGAPEKNQGMRVVLDMSQGLSGHNITCDNFFTSHKLGQELLKRKLTMVGTIRKNSSELPPQLLTSKNRPVKSSKFVYTADTSLVSYVPKKGKNMVLMSTRHGDGRICDQEHHKPEIILDYNATKGGVDNMDKLVMAYSCKQRTLRWPLVIFFDMLDISAYNAFVIWMALNPEWKRVKLQKRRLFLEDLGKALVRPQIERRKHIPGTPASAAMVRRIQEENAGALATQATKPQSAEPEVVNTSNKKKRCEVCRPKVDRKTQYTCIKCRKYICNTHTVKLCPSCVV comes from the exons atgtgcgaaagaacgatggcagagtacgaggaggaactttgtccaacaaaagaggagaaggcgCGGCAGCATCAACTCCTGGACACCTATTACAGGAAACACCATCAGATTGGGTTGCACACAG ACGTCCACCAGCACCCCCAcgttaaggaggaagaggaggaaatgTGGATCACTCAGGAGAAAGAGTCTCTTAGAAAGCAGGAGGAGGCGGATCTCACccagtttccactgactgttgtctcggTGAAgattgaagacaaaccacctgagtcctcacagcttcatcacagtccaa AGGGAGAGGATTCAGAAGAAGAGGTTTCAGAATTTGAGGATCACATTTCTGCAAATTCAGAGTCTGTGAGTGACTCTGAAGAAGATGATGAGATTGAGCATCAGCCATTTCCAAAACAAAGACGAGTCACTGGACCATGCCACCAGCAGCCAGCCCCAGGACCAAGCAGTAAACAGCCAGCCCCAGGACCAAGCCGTCAGCAGCCGGCCTCGGGTCCAGAACAAGCCAGTCAGCATGGAGCAAGTGAGGAAATATGGATGTCAAAAAATTCTGAAATTGAATGGTCTTCTCGGCCAAGAAAAGAGCCACCCCGCATGGCTGCCACTGTGATAAGGATGCAACCAGGCCCAACATGGGTGGCAGTTACTCACACACAGGACATCAAGTCTTCTTTTGAGCTTTTCATCCCAGATTCCATCCAGGAAATCATTCTTGACTGCACTAATTCAGAAGGAAGACGTGTTTTTGGAGAGAGGTGGAAAGAAATGGACCAAATCCAATTACAAGCTTACTTCGGAGTTCTCATCCTTGCTGGAGTTTTCAGGTCCAAAGGGGAACCCGCAGAATCCCTGTGGGacgcagaaactggcagagaaattttccgtgcaacgatGTCTCTGGAAAACTTTCACATCATTTCCAGGATTATCCGCTTTGACCACAGAGATGACAGACCAGCTCGACGGCAGAGAGACAAACTAGCTGCCATCAGGACAGTGTGGGACAAGTGGGTGCACCGCCTCTCCCTGCTTTACAACCCTGGGCCAAATGTCACCATTGATAAACAGCTGATCCCATTTAGGGGCCGCTGCCCCTTTAGGCAGTATATACCATCTAAACCCGCAAAGTATGGTATAAAGATCTGGGCTGCCTGTGATGCCACTTCCTCATatgcttggaacttacaagtctATACAGGGAAACCTGATGGAGGAGCCCCCGAGAAAAACCAAGGAATGAGAGTTGTCCTCGACATGTCTCAGGGACTCAGCGGACACAACATCACATGCGACAATTTTTTTACCTCGCACAAACTGGGACAGGAGCTCCTGAAGAGGAAGCTGACCATGGTGGGAACAATCAGGAAAAACAGCTCAGAGCTCCCACCTCAACTGTTGACTTCAAAGAACAGGCCTGTCAAGTCTTCCAAGTTTGTATACACGGCTGACACATCCCTGGTATCCTACGTGCCAAAGAAAGGCAAGAATATGGTACTCATGAGCACACGGCACGGGGATGGAAGAATCTGTGACCAGGAACATCACAAACCAGAGATCATCCTGGATTATAATGCCACGAAAGGAGGGGTAGACAACATGGACAAGCTGGTGATGGCCTACAGCTGCAAACAGAGGACTCTACGCTGGCCACTGGTGATATTCTTTGACATGTTGGACATCTCGGCGTACAATGCCTTTGTCATTTGGATGGCACTAAACCCAGAGTGGAAACGAGTGAAGCTCCAGAAAAGACGGCTCTTTCTCGAGGATCTGGGAAAGGCATTGGTGAGACCACAAATCGAGAGAAGGAAGCATATCCCCGGAACCCCAGCCTCTGCAGCCATGGTGAGGAGGATTCAGGAGGAGAATGCTGGTGCCCTGGCCACCCAGGCTACAAAACCACAATCTGCAGAGCCGGAA GTTGTGAACACCAGCAACAAGAAGAAGCGGTGCGAAGTGTGCAGACCCAAGGTGGACAGGAAAACACAATATACATGCATCAAGTGCAGAAAGTatatctgcaacacacacacagtaaaactCTGCCCCTCATGTGTTGTATAG